The Christiangramia flava JLT2011 region GAACGGTGAAAGACTAAAAATAATGAAGTTTCGGGGTGTAGCGTAGCCCGGTTATCGCGCCTGCTTTGGGAGCAGGAGGCCGCAGGTTCGAATCCTGCCACCCCGACGAACCACCTAATAAGTGGATACAAAACACTGTTAATCTATTGATTTTCAGTGTTTTTTGTTTTTAGTGATATCAGATAATATCATTTAATAACAGAACTTTGGTGAATCATTCGGTGAATCATTTATTACAGATAAATCCGTAACTTCATAAGGCATTTTAGTTGATTTTGACTTTCGTCTTTGCAAACTGATTGTTTCATTAAAGACGCTTTAAATGCCTAATTATACAACCTTTTCCATATTATTCTTTGTTCGTAAACATCATAACGAGACAAAGAAATTATTTATTTATGCACGGGTTACCGTGAATGGAAAACGCTCGGAAATCAGTCTAAAGAGATCAATTCCGGTGAATCAATGGGACGCCACAAAAGGGCGTGCCAGGGGAACCACTCCAAAATCACGAATTCTAAACCAGTATTTAGACCAGGTTTACAATAAATTTCTGGATTGTCATAAGCAGTTATCCTCAGAGAATAAAGTAATCTCTGCGCAAAGCATCAAGGCTCGTTTCTATGGGAATGATGAACACCAGAAAACCTTGTTGGAATTAATGAGCTATCACAGTTCCCACATGAAAAACGTGTTAAAACCCGGAACGCTCAAAAATTATTATACGACCGAAACTTATTTAGAAGAGTTTTTAAAGAAGAAAATGAGCTGCAATGATATTGGCCTCAAACAGATCAATTACCGGTTTGTAACCGACTTTGAACAGTTTCTACGTAATTATTCCGCTAAGGTTTCCAGAAAGACTTGTGGCAATAATGGCACGATGAAACATTTGGAGCGATTTAAAAAGATGTTGAACCTAGCAATTAAACTGGAATGGTTAGTTAAAAACCCTTTTGATAATTTCAAATTTCGGTTTGAGAAGAATGAACGTCAATATTTAAGTAAACGAGAGCTCCACATATTAGAGACTACTAACTTTACCAGAAGCAGCTTACAAAAAGTAAAAGATATTTTTATTTTCTCTTGCTATACCGGGCTTTCTTATGTTGATATTAAAGAATTAACCATTCATCAGATTGTTAAAGGAATTGATGGGAGTAATTGGATCTACACTAAACGTGAAAAAACAGATGAAACCGTGAAAGTGCCACTTCTTCCCCAGGCGCAAATTTTATTAGATAAATATAAAGACCAAATAACTTCGGATGATTACCTATTTCCTGTTTGCTCTAACCAAAAGATCAATAAATACCTAAAGGAGGTGATGTTGCAATTGAAAATAAAAAAGACCATAACTTTTCATTCGGCCAGGCATACCTTCGCCACAACCATAACTTTATCTAACGGGGTGCCTATTGAAACGGTTTCCAAGCTATTAGGACATACCAAACTATCCACTACCCAAATTTATGCACGGGTTTTAGAAAATAAATTAAGTGAGGACATGCTGGCTTTGAAAGAGAAACTTGGTTCATAAGTTTAGGAATGCAAGATGTGTGCCTGTGGGCACAATCTTGATTACTCCCGATGGTCGCAATAAAAAAAGTGATGTTTAAGGGTGAAAATTAGATCCTTAATTTATCTATAATTGTAAATAAAAAAGGGATTCTATTTTCTAATGAATCGAACCCCTTTTTATAATTAGCTTATAACCTATCGCCTCACAATGATTTTATAAGTTTCCTCTTCCTCTCGTACTTGAATTTTTAGCAAATACATGCCTTCCTTTAAATTAGAGACATCCAATTTGGTAGTACCATATGGATCAAGTTCTATATCCTTGACAAAGGCTCCATTAAAATCATACAATTTCGCAAGTTGAGTTGATGGTGCTAATATTAAACTTTGCGTTTCATAAGTATTTTTTGATTTTTCATTATTGGATTTAATTGTAATTTCGTTCGAAGCAGGATTAGGAGAAATACTAAATCCTCCCGGATCTCCTGGGCCACCGCACCTTTCAGATGTAACATACATAGCTGCCCGGCTTGTTCCGCAATCATTCGTAGTAAAGAGTTCTACCAAATAGGTGCCTGCGCTGGTTGATAAAAAATCAATTAGTGCAGGAGCATTTTGATAAGTAACTTCACTCATTCCACCTATGGTTAGATTGGGAGAGGACGACACTAACCTATATGATTCAGCCCCTTCAGATGCAGGTAACTCATAATGATTCATAGGAAACTGATTGGTGCAAATATTTTCTGCTTGCGGAAGATTAGCATACGGTTTTCCTACATAGACTTCTTTAGTAGCTTCAGCTCCATTATTATAGGTTGCCGTAATAAAACCATTGCCTTGACTTGTTGAATATTTAGCTTTCACAGTAATAGAAGAACTTGTAAGAGAAACTATATCCATATTATTGCTAATTGACCAATTATAAGTAGAAGGTGGATTCTGTAATGTATATGTGTAGTTGGATCCAATACAGATGAAATCACTACCTACAATTTCTGGGATTGTACAAATAGAGCTAACAGTTTGTTGTAATACTGATTCTGTTTGTATCATTACATTCATGAAATCACCTTGCTCTTGGGTAAAACTATCCCGACAGTAGCGTCTGGAGTAGGACATAAAGTTGCTTGTGTCAGGATCATACGGCAAACCATTTCTGGTTTCAGCAGCTGTATAATTACAGCTAGTATCCACTTTATATACTGGAGGATCGACAATTTGATTTAATAAATTGGGATCTGCAGGTGTAGAACAAAAGCCATCTCCCGCTTGGTTACAGTTAGCATTAGGGCCAGAACGCTCTATATTCTCTGCGCCAGAAGCAGTAGAATGCGTGTGAAGTAAACCAAAATTATGGCCAATCTCATGAGCATTAGTTGTTGATAGAACTGAACTCGAAGCGATTACAGTAGAATTCCCTGGACGCTGGGCTCTTCCTCCAAAGCTTTCGGCATCATTAACGATATATAGGTTAATTGCATTGGGATCATTATCATTCAGACTTATCAATCCATTAAATTCTGTTACACCCTCATCATCCCCATTATCATCAATATTGTAATATGTATCGTTTTGAATATGATTTATCCCGACGTTGTTAAAAAAGATTTGATGTTGATTAAAAGCCAAGTTTAAATCATTTAAGATTAAATTAATGTGCGAATCTGGAACTGCACTATCTCCTGAAGAATTCTGTAAAATATGAAACCGTATATTTACACAAAGTTCTACTTGCATCATTTTTGACTGATTTATTAAATCCTTTGTTTTTTGAGTTAAAGGATTGTCAGGAGTTCCACATATATCATTTTGAGCGATAGAAATTATTGGAAATAGAAAAAATATCGTTAAAAGTACGAGTAATTTTTTAGACATAATAGTTAGGTTATTGTTTTCTATATTTAATTTTTACTGCCTCATCACCAGCTGATCTAATTAAAATCATTAAATCATTTGTAATTTCTGCAACAGAGGAAACGCTTGTTTCTGAACTGCAACCACTCTCAAAATATAAAATAAGCTTCCTATCTTCTTGATTTACCTCATAGAATCCGTTGCATTGTGAGTTAGAGGTATTTAAAAAAGAAAGGTCACTTTTAAATGTGTAAGTATATTGATTATCTTTCTCTATAGACTGGTAAGGTTGAAAGTCACTGCCTGAATGATCACTATATTCGACTGCCAACCAAGTTCCCTTAATATTTTCTACCGTGACATCCAATTCTTCTTGCAATTCATTTTTATTCTTATTATCATCACTAGAACAGGCGATAAGCGAAAAAACAAGAAGACAAAGTATTAAAAGTTTATTTTTCATGATTAAGTAAATTATAGATTAAGAATAAGTAGTTTATATTGAGTAGATGTAAAACATTATAAATGGATGCGTTAAAATAATGACTTTTTAAGATATCTTTAAATATACGGTATTTTATTCAATGCTGTAATTCCGTATTCTTTGCAACCTCCGGGCGCAAAGCAAGATTGTCATGACAATGACACATCTTGCTTTGTTGATTTTTTGAAGTAAATAATTTACTGGAAAGGCCGATGGTAAGTCCCTAAGTTAAACACCATTTCTGTTTAGTTCAATTACGGTTCTTACGGTTCCTATTAAAATTTACTTTTTTTATCCTGAGCACTTTCTTTTTTTAGATCAGTTACAATTTTCGAAAACAGAAGAACCTTTCAATTATTAAATTTAATTTACTTCTTTCAGAGCCTTCGCTACTAACTTTTTTAATGATTCCGTATTTAAGATTTAGAATTAGAAAAGGACTTATAAAAGGGCAAAGTATGAAGCCCGGCTTATGCAGTCCGGCTAACTTCTAAATCTTATCCATTTGCATTTACTAAAAAAGGGAGATGGCGTTAAGAAAGATTAATACATGGAAGAGTGTATTTTGTAGAAAATCATATCTTTACATCACAAAGACGATCAAATAGTATGACCTCTCTTTGTTTTATGAAGTTTGGTGTATCATTCGGTGAAACATCAAAATAATTAACAGTGAAAGTATTGTGGTTAGGACGTTTAATGGAAAATAAATTATCCTGCCACCCCGACGAAATTGAAAGCCCTGTTAATATATAACGGGGCTTTTTTGTTTTATTCCGGTTCTTCTGCAGGCTCCCAGAGTTCGATTTTATTGCCTTCCGCATCCAGAATGTGCACAAATTTTCCGTAATCGTAGGTTTCCACGCTATCCAGGATCCGCACTCCATTTTTTCGCAATCTCTCCAGCAAGCCCTCTAAATTCTGAACCTGATAATTGATCATAAAATCTTTTTGGGAGGGCGCAAAATATGCATCACCCTTCGCAAATGGTTTCCACTGAAGACTCTGCTCCTCTTCGGGATCATCTATTTTCCTGGAATCAAAACTGGCCGAACCCCAGTCATTTAACTCGATCCCTAAATTTTTCCGATACCATTCCTGGGTTGCAGCCAGGGAATCTGCATAAAAGAAGATGCCGCCAATACCAATCACTTTCGGCTCTTTTTCGGCTGTGGTCGTAACGGAATCAACCGGTAACGCGCTTTTATCAGGATTTTTCTTCGCATGCGAATCCACGCAGCCGGCGCTTAAAAAAATCAGAATCATGACACTGGAAATTCCGATTATCCCAACCGGGAAATTCCTAAAAGAAGTGGTTTTCAAAATAGCAATATTGATTTCAAATTACTGATATCCAAAGTAGTGAATAATTCAGTAGCTTGTATTATGAAAAAGTCCGGAATAATTACTCCTCAAAAATTTCGGAAAACTAATTCAGGCTGGGCGAAATGATGCCACTGGTAAGACATTTTGCCACGAGCTCAGTGGTATTGGTAC contains the following coding sequences:
- a CDS encoding site-specific integrase, whose translation is MPNYTTFSILFFVRKHHNETKKLFIYARVTVNGKRSEISLKRSIPVNQWDATKGRARGTTPKSRILNQYLDQVYNKFLDCHKQLSSENKVISAQSIKARFYGNDEHQKTLLELMSYHSSHMKNVLKPGTLKNYYTTETYLEEFLKKKMSCNDIGLKQINYRFVTDFEQFLRNYSAKVSRKTCGNNGTMKHLERFKKMLNLAIKLEWLVKNPFDNFKFRFEKNERQYLSKRELHILETTNFTRSSLQKVKDIFIFSCYTGLSYVDIKELTIHQIVKGIDGSNWIYTKREKTDETVKVPLLPQAQILLDKYKDQITSDDYLFPVCSNQKINKYLKEVMLQLKIKKTITFHSARHTFATTITLSNGVPIETVSKLLGHTKLSTTQIYARVLENKLSEDMLALKEKLGS
- a CDS encoding VOC family protein gives rise to the protein MILIFLSAGCVDSHAKKNPDKSALPVDSVTTTAEKEPKVIGIGGIFFYADSLAATQEWYRKNLGIELNDWGSASFDSRKIDDPEEEQSLQWKPFAKGDAYFAPSQKDFMINYQVQNLEGLLERLRKNGVRILDSVETYDYGKFVHILDAEGNKIELWEPAEEPE
- a CDS encoding T9SS type A sorting domain-containing protein; translation: MSKKLLVLLTIFFLFPIISIAQNDICGTPDNPLTQKTKDLINQSKMMQVELCVNIRFHILQNSSGDSAVPDSHINLILNDLNLAFNQHQIFFNNVGINHIQNDTYYNIDDNGDDEGVTEFNGLISLNDNDPNAINLYIVNDAESFGGRAQRPGNSTVIASSSVLSTTNAHEIGHNFGLLHTHSTASGAENIERSGPNANCNQAGDGFCSTPADPNLLNQIVDPPVYKVDTSCNYTAAETRNGLPYDPDTSNFMSYSRRYCRDSFTQEQGDFMNVMIQTESVLQQTVSSICTIPEIVGSDFICIGSNYTYTLQNPPSTYNWSISNNMDIVSLTSSSITVKAKYSTSQGNGFITATYNNGAEATKEVYVGKPYANLPQAENICTNQFPMNHYELPASEGAESYRLVSSSPNLTIGGMSEVTYQNAPALIDFLSTSAGTYLVELFTTNDCGTSRAAMYVTSERCGGPGDPGGFSISPNPASNEITIKSNNEKSKNTYETQSLILAPSTQLAKLYDFNGAFVKDIELDPYGTTKLDVSNLKEGMYLLKIQVREEEETYKIIVRR